A stretch of Lactuca sativa cultivar Salinas chromosome 6, Lsat_Salinas_v11, whole genome shotgun sequence DNA encodes these proteins:
- the LOC111890521 gene encoding NAC domain-containing protein 43 → MLLSLLLFCYHYLFRGMSKEEMSLSVNVNGHSKVPPGFRFHPTEEELLHYYLRKKVAYEKIDLDVIRDVDLNKLEPWDIQEKCRIGSTPQNDWYFFSHKDKKYPTGTRTNRATAAGFWKATGRDKVIHSSFRRIGMRKTLVFYKGRAPHGLKSDWIMHEYRLDDNTITNISQDYGSGSNMCDSAQEEGWVVCRVFKKKNYHKAVESPQRSSSSAPSIDSTTNMQPLNKDGSTSVRDQFLVYVNGRSCKREMESPSLNNITITHDVYNPMQQFANPIDERFIHLPRLTSTTTIATSGHFSSATFDHQDSTFHAHNSMNHLLTETEHSRNTSRTMVNEHERRVHDHLDHWADLDRLVASQLNGKLSSSNQLYASYNEPNEELCFTVDHEEQEQSQLHGSTSMAKPAYTSEIDLWSFAQSSSQSSSPDPFYHMSV, encoded by the exons ATGTTATTGTCCTTGTTGCTTTTCTGTTATCATTATCTCTTTCGTGGGATGTCCAAAGAAGAAATGAGTTTGTCTGTGAACGTAAATGGCCATTCTAAAGTGCCTCCAGGGTTCCGGTTCCACCCTACTGAGGAAGAGCTTCTTCACTACTATCTGAGAAAGAAGGTTGCGTATGAAAAGATCGATCTTGATGTTATTCGCGACGTTGACCTTAACAAGCTTGAACCATGGGATATCCAAG AAAAGTGCAGAATTGGATCCACCCCTCAAAACGATTGGTATTTCTTTAGTCATAAAGACAAGAAATACCCCACAGGAACACGAACAAATCGGGCAACTGCTGCGGGTTTCTGGAAAGCTACAGGTCGAGATAAAGTTATTCACAGTAGCTTTAGGAGAATCGGTATGAGGAAGACGCTTGTGTTCTATAAAGGTCGAGCACCTCATGGACTAAAATCGGATTGGATTATGCATGAATATAGACTTGATGACAACACGATTACTAATATCAGCCAAGATTATGGCTCT GGCTCCAACATGTGCGATTCGGCTCAAGAAGAGGGGTGGGTTGTTTGCCGAGTGTTCAAGAAGAAAAACTACCACAAAGCTGTGGAGAGCCCACAGAGATCATCTTCTTCGGCTCCTTCCATTGATTCAACCACTAACATGCAACCTCTGAACAAAGATGGAAGTACTAGTGTTCGTGATCAGTTTCTAGTGTACGTCAATGGCAGATCCTGCAAGCGAGAAATGGAATCTCCTTCGCTCAACAATATCACCATCACCCATGATGTCTATAACCCTATGCAACAATTTGCAAACCCCATTGATGAAAGATTCATCCACCTTCCCAGACTCACCAGTACGACCACCATCGCCACCTCCGGTCACTTCAGCTCAGCCACTTTTGATCATCAAGACTCCACCTTTCACGCCCATAACTCCATGAACCACTTGCTTACAGAAACCGAACACTCTAGAAACACAAGTAGGACCATGGTGAACGAGCATGAGAGAAGAGTTCATGATCATCTTGACCACTGGGCTGATCTTGATCGCCTCGTGGCCTCCCAACTCAATGGAAAACTAAGCTCATCGAATCAGTTGTATGCTTCCTACAATGAACCCAATGAAGAATTATGTTTCACTGTTGATCATGAAGAGCAAGAACAATCACAGCTCCATGGATCCACATCCATGGCTAAACCAGCTTATACAAGCGAGATAGATCTATGGAGCTTTGCCCAATCTTCATCACAGTCGTCGTCCCCAGATCCCTTTTACCATATGTCAGTATGA